Proteins encoded within one genomic window of Lysinibacillus louembei:
- a CDS encoding TetR/AcrR family transcriptional regulator — translation MSKKQLILETAARLFTERGIDATSVQQITEACGISKGAFYLSFKSKDELIIEIIDYFVKDVAAKIDRSVTESQNTEEKLYNYYYQIFSIMQEHATLASAFFKEHTQFVSEEFIQKMAHYGAMMNTLIENLLLELYPQAAQHVYDLAIIVRGFISGYSEHLFHKGNSYPYDLQALAKSLVEKTTILATHTTIPFMTKEMAVISTTADTLITVENILREAHILSSYLDDELLQDSVRVITEQLQSKQPRPAIMQGMLNNLQADPVCNWFCYIVKKHMQKEG, via the coding sequence ATGTCTAAAAAGCAACTTATTTTAGAAACGGCTGCGAGACTCTTTACTGAAAGGGGTATTGATGCCACATCTGTTCAACAAATAACAGAGGCCTGTGGCATATCTAAAGGGGCTTTTTATTTATCCTTCAAATCGAAGGATGAGCTGATTATCGAAATCATTGACTATTTTGTGAAAGATGTTGCCGCCAAGATTGACCGTTCAGTCACTGAAAGTCAAAATACCGAAGAAAAGCTCTATAATTACTATTATCAAATTTTCTCAATTATGCAGGAGCATGCGACACTTGCCTCCGCGTTTTTTAAAGAGCATACGCAGTTTGTCAGCGAGGAATTTATTCAAAAAATGGCACACTACGGTGCCATGATGAATACATTGATTGAAAATTTATTATTGGAGCTCTACCCACAAGCAGCTCAGCATGTTTATGATTTAGCGATTATCGTGCGCGGCTTTATTTCCGGCTACTCTGAGCATCTATTCCATAAAGGCAATAGCTATCCATACGATTTACAGGCACTTGCTAAAAGTCTTGTCGAAAAAACGACAATTCTTGCCACACATACAACAATCCCTTTTATGACAAAGGAAATGGCAGTCATCTCAACAACTGCTGATACATTGATTACAGTAGAAAATATTTTGCGGGAAGCGCATATATTGAGCTCCTATTTAGATGATGAGCTATTACAGGATTCTGTTCGTGTCATTACAGAGCAGCTCCAATCCAAGCAGCCACGCCCTGCTATTATGCAAGGGATGCTGAACAATTTACAGGCTGATCCTGTGTGTAATTGGTTTTGTTATATTGTCAAAAAACATATGCAAAAAGAAGGCTGA
- a CDS encoding MDR family MFS transporter, translated as MKLAHYFHPLVWIILCGTIFTRIASFMTMPFLAIYLHTVHDASPLLIGFTLGVAPLCATFGGFLGGYLTDRFGRKVIIIVTIFVWGMVFFGFALATFAPLFIVLNALNGLCRSFFEPATQALMIDFTEDAKKRRLFSVRYTAINIAAVIGPLVGVLISTLASPVIPFIITGAMYVIYGLFLIGVLKKYEMRQKRLTGGQNITSILRVVFSDYKLLLFLAGGTLIGLGYAQFDSTLPQFVQLKLEDGVKLYSLLISLNAVVVLILQLPISMLAERISILASLIAGIIFFALGLMLFGMANTAWLFIVAMIVFTVGEIFAFPMMNAVIEEIAPETQKATYLGASQLKNIGGFIGPVLGGWLLVHFQAQLFFIIAILVLLSIPFYRRAF; from the coding sequence ATGAAATTAGCTCATTATTTCCATCCGCTCGTATGGATTATTTTATGTGGAACAATTTTTACACGTATTGCCAGCTTTATGACGATGCCGTTTTTAGCGATTTATTTACATACTGTACATGATGCATCGCCACTGCTTATCGGCTTTACGTTAGGGGTTGCACCACTTTGCGCGACATTTGGTGGCTTTTTAGGTGGTTATTTAACAGATCGCTTTGGACGTAAAGTTATCATTATTGTAACGATTTTTGTTTGGGGAATGGTGTTCTTTGGCTTTGCATTGGCAACGTTTGCACCATTATTTATTGTGTTAAATGCTTTGAACGGGCTATGTCGCTCCTTTTTTGAGCCAGCGACACAGGCATTGATGATTGATTTTACAGAAGATGCGAAAAAACGTCGTTTATTTTCAGTGCGCTATACAGCAATCAATATTGCAGCTGTTATAGGACCATTAGTAGGTGTGCTGATTTCGACTTTAGCAAGCCCTGTCATACCTTTTATTATTACTGGTGCTATGTATGTCATTTACGGCCTCTTTTTAATAGGCGTTTTGAAGAAATATGAGATGCGTCAAAAGCGACTAACAGGTGGGCAAAATATCACAAGCATTTTACGCGTTGTCTTTTCTGACTATAAGCTCTTGCTATTTTTAGCTGGTGGCACATTAATCGGTCTTGGCTATGCACAGTTTGATTCGACATTACCACAGTTTGTGCAATTAAAATTAGAGGATGGGGTAAAGCTCTATTCGCTACTGATTTCATTAAATGCAGTTGTTGTGTTAATTTTACAGCTACCAATTAGCATGCTAGCAGAGAGAATTTCTATTTTAGCGTCACTTATTGCGGGCATCATTTTCTTTGCGCTAGGCTTAATGCTGTTTGGTATGGCCAATACGGCATGGCTATTTATCGTGGCGATGATTGTTTTTACGGTTGGAGAAATCTTTGCTTTTCCAATGATGAATGCCGTTATTGAGGAAATCGCACCTGAGACGCAAAAGGCGACCTATTTAGGTGCGTCACAATTGAAAAATATTGGTGGCTTTATCGGACCTGTTCTAGGTGGCTGGCTGCTCGTGCATTTTCAAGCACAATTATTTTTCATTATTGCCATTCTTGTGTTGCTAAGCATCCCATTTTATAGGCGAGCATTTTAA
- a CDS encoding flavodoxin family protein, translated as MNILLLTGSTRNDGNSEQLAHLALKGLSYETIQLKDLHIEAIEDLRHTEEGFHPVDDDYTKVLEAILRSDLLVLATPIYWYSMSGTMKNVIDRFSHAIRDTRYPNVTEHLKTLKAVVIAVGGDQPRIKGLPLIQQCQYTFDFLNIEFYSYIIGEARKPGTIHHDKLALQQAAYLNEQLRAL; from the coding sequence ATGAATATTTTATTGTTAACTGGAAGCACAAGAAATGATGGCAATAGCGAGCAGCTCGCACATTTAGCATTAAAAGGGCTGTCCTATGAAACCATCCAATTAAAGGATTTACACATTGAGGCTATTGAGGATTTACGTCATACAGAGGAAGGTTTTCACCCTGTCGATGATGACTATACAAAAGTGTTGGAGGCTATTTTACGTAGCGACCTGCTCGTCTTAGCAACACCGATTTACTGGTATAGCATGTCTGGCACGATGAAAAATGTTATTGACCGTTTTAGCCATGCCATTCGTGATACACGCTATCCAAATGTGACAGAGCATTTAAAAACGCTGAAGGCGGTCGTTATCGCAGTTGGTGGTGACCAGCCACGCATTAAAGGCTTACCTTTGATTCAGCAATGTCAGTACACATTTGACTTTTTAAATATCGAATTTTATTCGTATATTATAGGAGAGGCACGCAAGCCTGGTACCATCCATCATGATAAGCTAGCGCTTCAGCAAGCAGCTTACTTAAATGAGCAGCTTCGTGCCTTGTAA
- a CDS encoding DUF4871 domain-containing protein, giving the protein MFTAKRLLFFVFLSITMLAACSNKQEANWEESEFFDVGMYKMIGTENKIGFIYNPDHLLFVENQVNKYMWHIWANKEELQGDFKVLASSEDKPDEKIEILNLKSEFDYLSPNNEATTHIPSQMILPESGMWKLETYINDQLFDEIYVKVWKEEEA; this is encoded by the coding sequence ATGTTTACAGCTAAGCGATTACTTTTTTTCGTTTTTTTGTCCATAACCATGTTGGCCGCCTGTTCAAATAAACAAGAAGCGAATTGGGAGGAAAGTGAATTTTTTGATGTAGGCATGTATAAAATGATTGGAACAGAAAATAAAATCGGTTTTATTTACAATCCCGATCATCTCCTTTTTGTAGAAAATCAAGTGAATAAATATATGTGGCATATTTGGGCAAATAAGGAGGAGCTTCAAGGGGATTTTAAAGTGTTAGCTAGCTCAGAAGACAAACCTGATGAAAAAATCGAAATTTTAAATTTAAAATCGGAATTTGACTATTTAAGTCCAAACAATGAGGCAACCACTCATATACCTAGCCAGATGATACTACCTGAGTCAGGCATGTGGAAATTAGAAACATATATTAATGACCAGCTTTTCGATGAAATTTATGTAAAGGTATGGAAAGAGGAGGAGGCTTGA
- a CDS encoding glycosyl hydrolase family 18 protein: MKKIFTFFVIAIVALAGCSSCEATKNPVEETKKTKLSIWLPEWQLKSTIENIENSSEGLETLRVFGAYFNGNDKPFLTDTATKVYEHMHNNFGDSHTILLTFINDFVVEGKPSVQKDSTLLHRLVKDEQARKKHIADIMAMTEKFPVDGVEIDYEKIAKEDTANYILFLQELYQALEKKGLSMHVVVVPSFPFEMALPDGPSYTVMAYNVHGYHSGPGAKATFPFLDQLLSKLEKSNQQFSIAFATGGFTWPKSGKIIALTGDEAEKLIASTKSSIARDQDSHAIRFHYKDKGMDYEAWYADAETLQKWIAYVQEKDSKYEHFVLWRAGGLSAGTVEWIATHQK, translated from the coding sequence ATGAAAAAAATATTCACTTTTTTTGTCATAGCAATCGTTGCACTTGCAGGCTGTAGCAGCTGTGAGGCTACCAAAAATCCCGTTGAGGAAACGAAAAAAACAAAACTATCGATTTGGCTTCCTGAGTGGCAATTAAAATCGACGATTGAAAATATTGAAAACTCCTCAGAGGGTTTAGAAACTTTACGTGTCTTTGGTGCGTATTTTAATGGCAATGACAAGCCGTTTTTAACGGACACAGCGACGAAGGTTTATGAGCATATGCATAATAACTTTGGAGATAGCCACACGATACTTTTAACCTTTATTAATGATTTTGTAGTAGAGGGCAAGCCATCTGTACAAAAGGATAGCACATTGCTTCATCGCTTAGTAAAGGATGAGCAGGCAAGAAAAAAGCATATTGCTGATATTATGGCAATGACAGAAAAATTTCCAGTAGACGGTGTGGAAATTGATTATGAAAAAATAGCAAAAGAAGATACCGCAAATTATATTTTATTTTTGCAGGAGCTTTATCAAGCGCTAGAGAAAAAGGGGCTGTCAATGCATGTGGTCGTAGTGCCAAGCTTCCCATTTGAAATGGCTTTACCAGATGGACCAAGCTATACGGTGATGGCTTATAATGTACATGGCTATCATAGCGGCCCTGGGGCGAAAGCAACCTTTCCATTTTTAGATCAGCTGCTTAGCAAGCTAGAGAAATCGAATCAGCAATTTAGTATTGCCTTTGCAACAGGTGGTTTTACATGGCCGAAGAGTGGCAAAATTATCGCATTAACAGGCGATGAGGCAGAAAAATTGATTGCTTCAACGAAGTCTTCGATTGCACGTGATCAAGATAGCCATGCTATCCGTTTCCATTACAAGGATAAAGGAATGGACTACGAGGCATGGTATGCAGATGCGGAAACTTTGCAAAAGTGGATTGCCTATGTACAGGAGAAGGATTCAAAGTATGAGCATTTCGTTTTATGGCGCGCAGGTGGGCTGAGTGCAGGGACTGTAGAGTGGATTGCAACACATCAAAAATAA
- a CDS encoding polysaccharide deacetylase family protein: MSKNNTVLNPKAKDRKKVIRSIIQAVIVIMLATILIRAIFLMNKFEEATAPLTNEEGFVALSYFGVSRGESPKYVSKGNLDKQLSLLAKQGYQTISQQDIIDFYEQGKPLPEKALYLSFEDGRTDSSIFAQKVLEKLNYKATMYTYANKMDTKDTKFLRPKHLKLMENSGYWELGSNGYRLTYINVFNDKGQSLGVIDENDVPDKMMIEYYNHYLMDFLRDEYMIPTETRAEMEKRITTDYELMHDIYTETLEEMPKAYAIMHANALYNNMDTLVANANDQQIKKLYKMHFNRELDAYNEANADIYNLSRLQVSPYWSTNHLMMKIQQASNKNVEFEIGNHEKAEQWTLANGAAEFLNNEIILTSMPAIEGTMFLKESMPQAYQMEFDFYGNIVGEQSVFINYDATANSYLRVMLKDNEIIVYEKQPNKEENEIERHPLKEVEWSGEDYAFNKATVYSYNDTQEGSRIDEEEYPRNLKKRRHFSVQVEQNELQLSVDKELSANIAISEAIQGTQIGFAASYSKKDTTHEQYADDIYDTVIENIKITDAEEEVVFTNQYTKFDKVKYNVTTWFNRLVDFFIETF; the protein is encoded by the coding sequence ATGAGTAAAAATAATACAGTGCTGAATCCGAAGGCAAAAGACCGTAAAAAAGTTATTCGTTCCATTATTCAGGCAGTTATTGTTATCATGCTTGCAACTATTTTAATTCGAGCTATCTTTTTAATGAATAAGTTTGAAGAAGCAACCGCACCTTTAACAAATGAAGAGGGCTTTGTTGCCTTATCGTATTTCGGTGTAAGTCGTGGTGAATCGCCGAAGTATGTATCGAAGGGCAATTTAGATAAGCAATTATCACTGTTAGCAAAGCAGGGCTACCAAACAATTTCTCAGCAGGATATTATTGATTTTTATGAGCAAGGTAAGCCGTTGCCAGAAAAGGCTTTGTATTTATCATTTGAGGATGGACGGACAGATTCGAGTATTTTTGCTCAAAAAGTATTAGAAAAATTGAATTACAAAGCAACGATGTATACGTATGCCAATAAAATGGATACGAAAGATACAAAGTTTTTAAGACCGAAGCATTTAAAGCTGATGGAAAACAGTGGTTATTGGGAGCTTGGGTCAAATGGCTATCGCTTAACATATATCAACGTTTTCAATGATAAAGGGCAATCGTTAGGTGTTATTGATGAAAATGACGTGCCAGATAAAATGATGATTGAATATTATAATCACTATTTAATGGATTTCCTTCGAGACGAATACATGATTCCGACAGAAACAAGGGCGGAAATGGAGAAGCGTATTACAACAGACTATGAGCTAATGCATGATATTTATACAGAAACGTTAGAGGAAATGCCAAAGGCGTATGCAATTATGCATGCAAATGCGCTTTATAATAACATGGATACGCTTGTGGCAAATGCCAATGATCAGCAAATTAAAAAGCTATATAAAATGCATTTTAACCGAGAGCTGGATGCCTATAATGAGGCGAATGCAGATATTTATAATTTAAGTAGATTGCAAGTTTCCCCATATTGGTCAACGAATCATTTAATGATGAAAATTCAACAGGCTAGCAATAAAAATGTGGAGTTTGAAATTGGCAATCATGAAAAAGCAGAGCAGTGGACGCTCGCTAATGGGGCAGCAGAGTTTTTAAATAATGAAATTATTTTAACTTCCATGCCAGCGATAGAAGGAACGATGTTTTTAAAAGAATCGATGCCACAAGCATACCAAATGGAATTTGATTTTTATGGAAATATTGTAGGAGAGCAATCCGTTTTTATCAATTATGATGCTACAGCGAATAGTTATCTTCGCGTTATGTTAAAGGATAATGAAATCATTGTCTATGAAAAACAGCCGAATAAAGAGGAAAATGAAATTGAGCGTCATCCATTGAAAGAGGTTGAGTGGAGCGGTGAGGATTATGCCTTTAACAAAGCGACCGTATACTCTTACAATGATACGCAAGAGGGCTCCCGCATTGACGAGGAGGAATATCCTCGCAATTTAAAAAAGCGACGTCATTTTTCAGTGCAAGTAGAGCAAAATGAGCTTCAATTATCGGTAGATAAAGAACTATCAGCGAATATCGCAATTTCTGAGGCAATCCAAGGGACGCAGATTGGCTTCGCTGCATCTTATTCTAAAAAGGATACGACACATGAGCAATATGCAGATGATATTTATGATACAGTGATTGAGAATATTAAAATTACAGATGCAGAAGAAGAAGTCGTATTTACAAACCAATATACAAAATTCGATAAAGTGAAGTATAATGTCACTACATGGTTCAATAGACTAGTTGATTTCTTCATTGAAACCTTCTAA
- a CDS encoding glycosyltransferase family 2 protein: MKKTKEILMTPRPDRRILSNIPDPENVRSLVDRRGATYQEAEVSVADVNELFRLQSLSMRYISAFPVKIIREGKQKKTSHKFYSEDISVTGILVYTDTPNIFNVDEVTTMRFKIPGGVMPEGYEANVKIQAKMVRAFEKEVDGEIRYYYAYEFLQPLNEYMVKKRWGMSIFVSSLVLFLVSLIVVLMRAESVIYFQFNKFLYFYSIIAATFLLSRYIFGMLFRNVPINPDYEPGVTIIIPVFNEEKWIHRTILSCINQYYPVDKLEVIVVDDCSTDKTEEKAKEMIELINAEGERFKTKERLTFYKLPQNGGKREALVAGVHMAKHDLVVFVDSDSFLEPNAIRNIVQPFQDPKMGGVAGRTEVENKFTNALTKLQTVRYYIAFRIMKAAESWFDTVTCLSGPLACYRKDLVLKNEEAWLNQKFLGQPATFGDDRSMTNYILQTHRTAYQDNAVCSTIVPSDSKSFLSQQMRWKRSWLRESLRAFTFMWKKEPFMFLFFIVGLIVPIAAPIVVVYNLLWVPIAHGIFPTTFIVGLLLMAMLMSLAHLYFRKSKLWAFGFIFVLFYEFVLLWQMPVAWVTFWKSTWGTRETPQDVLERERKEAKKAQRKRKWKKGHKGVSE; this comes from the coding sequence ATGAAAAAAACAAAAGAAATATTGATGACACCGAGACCCGATAGACGTATTTTGTCAAACATTCCCGACCCTGAAAACGTACGAAGCCTCGTTGATCGTAGAGGGGCTACTTATCAAGAGGCAGAGGTGAGCGTAGCGGATGTGAATGAGCTTTTTCGTTTGCAATCATTAAGCATGCGCTATATTTCAGCCTTTCCTGTGAAAATTATACGAGAAGGCAAGCAAAAGAAAACCTCGCATAAGTTTTATTCAGAGGATATTTCAGTAACAGGCATTCTTGTTTATACAGATACACCGAATATTTTTAATGTAGATGAAGTGACGACAATGCGTTTTAAAATTCCAGGTGGTGTAATGCCGGAGGGCTATGAAGCGAATGTCAAAATACAAGCAAAGATGGTACGTGCATTTGAAAAAGAGGTTGATGGTGAGATACGCTACTATTATGCTTATGAATTTTTGCAGCCTTTAAATGAATATATGGTGAAAAAGCGTTGGGGTATGTCCATTTTTGTATCAAGCTTAGTGTTATTTTTAGTATCGTTAATCGTTGTATTAATGCGTGCTGAAAGTGTGATATATTTCCAATTTAATAAATTTCTCTATTTTTATAGTATTATAGCGGCAACATTTTTATTAAGTCGTTATATATTTGGTATGCTATTTCGCAATGTACCGATTAATCCAGATTACGAGCCAGGCGTTACAATTATTATTCCAGTATTTAACGAGGAAAAATGGATTCATCGTACAATTTTAAGCTGTATTAATCAATATTACCCTGTCGATAAGCTAGAGGTAATTGTTGTAGATGATTGCTCAACGGATAAGACCGAGGAAAAGGCGAAGGAAATGATTGAGCTGATTAATGCGGAGGGAGAGCGCTTCAAAACGAAGGAGCGTTTAACATTTTATAAGCTTCCTCAAAATGGCGGAAAGCGAGAGGCACTTGTTGCAGGGGTGCATATGGCGAAGCATGATTTAGTTGTCTTTGTGGATTCGGATAGCTTTTTAGAGCCGAACGCAATTCGCAATATTGTACAGCCGTTCCAAGACCCTAAAATGGGCGGTGTTGCTGGACGTACAGAGGTGGAAAATAAATTTACTAATGCGTTAACAAAGCTACAAACAGTTCGCTATTATATTGCCTTTCGTATTATGAAAGCGGCAGAATCCTGGTTTGATACTGTAACATGCTTATCTGGACCGCTTGCGTGCTATCGCAAAGACCTCGTTTTAAAAAATGAGGAGGCATGGCTGAATCAAAAGTTTCTAGGACAGCCAGCTACGTTTGGGGATGATCGCAGTATGACGAACTACATTTTGCAAACACATCGTACTGCCTATCAAGATAATGCGGTATGTTCGACAATTGTTCCGTCTGACTCAAAATCGTTTTTATCGCAGCAAATGCGTTGGAAGCGTTCTTGGCTAAGGGAGTCATTGCGTGCCTTCACTTTTATGTGGAAAAAAGAACCCTTCATGTTTTTATTCTTTATTGTCGGTTTAATTGTACCGATTGCTGCGCCAATTGTCGTTGTATATAACTTGCTTTGGGTGCCAATTGCACACGGCATTTTTCCAACAACATTTATTGTTGGGCTGTTATTAATGGCGATGTTAATGAGTTTAGCACATTTATACTTTAGAAAAAGTAAATTATGGGCTTTCGGCTTTATATTCGTTTTATTTTACGAATTTGTCTTGCTGTGGCAAATGCCAGTTGCTTGGGTGACATTTTGGAAGTCCACTTGGGGAACACGTGAAACACCACAGGACGTATTAGAACGAGAAAGAAAAGAAGCGAAAAAAGCACAGCGTAAAAGAAAATGGAAAAAAGGACATAAAGGTGTGAGCGAATGA
- a CDS encoding polysaccharide deacetylase family protein has translation MRNLLFYSIIAMLLLAGCQADAKKNAIEAVEPSIDVVESDGTLSEMIQSANILQSKMALTFNGLADEQTMLKLLEQLDKYSIKATFFLEGMRVAQEPELVKNIIERGHEVQSGTLSFVDMTTLNYEQTYKDLFLTNQIFEQHLGFKPRYVRSRSGDSTENMQAVASMLGMSAVVESSINPQDRNMQSAEEIAAYIERFANSGAVIHLNTYINPAVIDAIPLLAQSLEDKGYTLTTLADVVKEQYTVKPLEEIEGYDALQFNLDYENVEPFIYYRKNTTKKEVVLTFDDWASEERTKEVLSVLRQYNIKSTFFLIGKRAEENPHIAKLILDEGHEIASHSYNHANVTKMSPEELQEDLIKAHQALTYALQQSPLLYFRPAQGEMDERTAKIIAATGVKVIALYDIASFDWNLDYTAQDIYKRVMDRMAPGKIIVMHVLDGTQTVEALPLIIEQLQQQGYSFNKLSTWIEQDIDEKVD, from the coding sequence TGATGGTACATTAAGCGAGATGATTCAATCTGCTAATATTTTACAATCTAAAATGGCTCTTACATTTAATGGGCTTGCAGACGAGCAAACAATGCTAAAATTACTGGAGCAGCTAGATAAGTATTCGATAAAGGCGACTTTTTTTCTTGAGGGAATGCGTGTCGCACAGGAGCCAGAGCTTGTGAAAAATATTATTGAGCGAGGTCACGAAGTGCAAAGTGGAACATTGTCCTTTGTTGATATGACAACGCTAAATTACGAGCAAACGTATAAGGACTTATTTTTAACAAATCAAATTTTTGAGCAGCACTTAGGCTTTAAGCCTCGATATGTGCGTAGTCGCTCAGGAGATTCAACGGAAAATATGCAGGCGGTAGCATCGATGCTTGGGATGTCAGCTGTTGTCGAGTCGTCTATTAACCCACAGGATCGCAATATGCAAAGTGCTGAGGAGATTGCTGCGTATATTGAACGTTTTGCTAATAGCGGAGCAGTTATTCATTTAAATACGTATATTAATCCAGCGGTAATTGATGCGATTCCATTATTAGCACAATCGCTAGAGGACAAGGGCTATACGTTGACGACATTGGCGGATGTGGTCAAGGAGCAGTACACAGTAAAGCCATTGGAGGAAATTGAAGGTTATGATGCACTTCAATTTAACCTGGATTATGAAAATGTAGAGCCTTTTATTTACTATCGCAAAAATACAACGAAAAAGGAAGTTGTGCTAACTTTTGACGATTGGGCAAGCGAAGAGCGAACAAAAGAAGTGTTGAGCGTATTACGTCAATACAATATTAAAAGTACATTCTTTTTAATTGGTAAGCGTGCTGAGGAAAACCCGCATATAGCAAAACTAATTTTAGATGAGGGACATGAGATTGCCAGCCATTCCTATAATCATGCAAATGTAACGAAAATGTCACCAGAAGAATTGCAGGAGGATTTAATTAAAGCACATCAAGCATTAACATATGCACTACAGCAATCCCCGCTACTTTATTTCAGACCTGCACAAGGTGAAATGGATGAGCGCACAGCGAAAATCATTGCAGCAACAGGTGTGAAGGTGATTGCTCTATATGATATTGCGTCATTCGACTGGAATTTAGACTATACAGCACAGGATATTTATAAGCGAGTAATGGATCGAATGGCACCAGGGAAAATTATCGTTATGCACGTGTTAGACGGGACGCAAACGGTGGAGGCTTTACCTTTAATTATTGAACAACTACAGCAGCAAGGTTATTCCTTTAATAAACTGTCCACATGGATTGAACAAGATATTGATGAGAAAGTAGACTGA